The following proteins are encoded in a genomic region of Ostrea edulis chromosome 7, xbOstEdul1.1, whole genome shotgun sequence:
- the LOC125656113 gene encoding complement C1q-like protein 2 — translation MCILHRDPDSLKSTMKTMNMIILMMCVVCFLFFDDVRGGVSDTRSRIHTLQSLIYNNAKTTVKLDSAALKQLINLSGTYANPPPRVSFSVYVKSKILKLGASQTVVYDGIMTNEGNGYNVRMGVFVCPVTGTYMFIADSLSTKSNLLRIVINKQTVGALQVSSVHANHPWLQNSRTVIVNAKKGDHVKVVNVGNEGTIYNNHYSGFSGTLLY, via the exons ATGTGCATCCTTCACAGAGATCCTGATTCATTGAAGTCCACAATGAAAACCATGAATATGATAATTCTCATGATGTGTGTTGTTTGTTTCCTTTTCTTTGATGATGTCAGAGGTGGAGTGTCAGACACGAGAAGTAGGATCCACACCTTACAGTCATTAATATACAACAACGCGAAAACCACCGTCAAACTAGACTCTGCCGCACTGAAACAACTCATCAATTTATCCG GAACCTATGCAAACCCCCCTCCAAGAGTGAGTTTTTCTGTTTATGTCAAATCCAAAATCTTGAAACTAGGAGCATCCCAGACAGTGGTATATGACGGAATCATGACAAATGAAGGGAATGGATATAACGTTAGAATGGGGGTGTTCGTGTGTCCTGTGACGGGAACCTACATGTTTATCGCAGATTCTCTCTCTACTAAAAGTAACTTGCTACGTATCGTCATCAACAAGCAGACAGTAGGGGCTCTTCAGGTATCGAGTGTACACGCAAATCACCCTTGGCTTCAGAACAGTAGAACTGTCATCGTCAATGCTAAAAAGGGAGACCACGTGAAAGTTGTTAATGTTGGAAATGAGGGCACCATTTACAACAATCACTACTCCGGTTTCTCCGGGACACTATTGTATTGA